GTGATCACGCGAGCGCCGTCGACGTAGATCTCGGCGGTGGCCGCATCGACCTTGTCGCCGAGCTTGGCGACCCGGCCGTTGACCGTGACGCGGCGCCGGAAGATCAGGTCTTCGCAGGCGCGGCGGGATCCAACACCGGCCGCGGCCAGGACTTTCTGAAGGCGTTCGGCGGTGTCAGCCTGAGGCATCGAGCACTTCTTCCACATCGTCGGGCAGGAACGGAGCGAGCGGCGGCAGCTGATCGACCGAGTTCAGGCCGAGCTTCTCCAGGAACAGAGCGGTCGTCCGGTACAGGTATGCCCCGGTTTCCGGCTCGGTGCCGCACTCCTCGATCAGGCCGCGAGTGACCAGCGTACGCATCACCCCGTCACAGTTCACACCGCGGATGGCCGAGATGCGCGACCTGGTCACCGGCTGTTTGTAGGCGACCACGGCGAGTGTCTCCAGGGCCGCCTGGGTCAGCCGCACGGACTGACCGTCCAGCACGAACCGCTCCACGTACGGGGCGTACTCCGGACGGGTGTACAGCCGCCAGCCGCCGGCCACCCGGCGCAGGTCGAACCCGTGCCCGGCCGCGGTGTAACGCGCCGAGATGTCGTCGAGCGCCCGCGCGACCCGCTCGACCGGCTGCTCCAGGACCTCGGCCAGCTTCAGCTCACCGGTCGGCTCGTCGACCACGAGCAGGATCGCTTCCAGGGTCGCGGCCAGCTCGGCGTCATCCAGGACCCGTTCGGTACGGTCGTCGCCGCCCGTGACGGCCACGTCCTCCCGGGGTCCGGTCGCCTGCGCCGGCACGGCGGGAACCGGAGCCGTGACGTCGGCGACATCCCCGGCGAGGCGCTCCGCGGTGTCGTGATATCCGGCCAGATATCCGATAGCGGCGGCCTGGTCGGCCGGCGCGCTCTCCGGCTCGTCGTCCGGTCCCTCGACGGTCTCCGGGCGGGCGGGCGCGTCAACCGGCACGCTCTCCTCCGGCTCGTCGTCCGCCTGCTCGGCCGCCTCCTCCACCGAGTCGGGCAGCGGGAGCTCCGGCCCCACCTCGACCTCGGTGGGCTCGGGTCCGTCGTCGTCCGGCACCATCTGCGGTGCGTCGACAGCCTCCGGCCGGCCGGCCTGGAACTCCCGGTCCGGCTCATCCTGCTTGCGCTCCCACGGTGGCACCCACGCGCCCATCTGCGCGGCCAGGG
This window of the Actinoplanes oblitus genome carries:
- the scpB gene encoding SMC-Scp complex subunit ScpB — its product is MSDERPDSLAAQMGAWVPPWERKQDEPDREFQAGRPEAVDAPQMVPDDDGPEPTEVEVGPELPLPDSVEEAAEQADDEPEESVPVDAPARPETVEGPDDEPESAPADQAAAIGYLAGYHDTAERLAGDVADVTAPVPAVPAQATGPREDVAVTGGDDRTERVLDDAELAATLEAILLVVDEPTGELKLAEVLEQPVERVARALDDISARYTAAGHGFDLRRVAGGWRLYTRPEYAPYVERFVLDGQSVRLTQAALETLAVVAYKQPVTRSRISAIRGVNCDGVMRTLVTRGLIEECGTEPETGAYLYRTTALFLEKLGLNSVDQLPPLAPFLPDDVEEVLDASG